The following is a genomic window from Sporosarcina jeotgali.
CACTTGCAGTCAGTTATGCAAAAAACGACATCTTCGCTTGAGAAGATGTCGTTTTTGTTAGTCCTCTTCCAGTCTGGGAACGAGGTCGAATATTTTTTGGTCTTCGAATGCATCGATGAGCCGGTCGAGCCAGTCGTAATATTCGCGGATGTAAAGCAGTTTTTCAATATCTGACTCAATTACTGAGAGAAGTTCATCAGTGATGTCGTCAGCTTTTTTTAGTTCCTTTAGTTCAGCAAGTGATTTCCGAATTGCAGCTGTATGCAGTGAAACAGCTCTTCTCCATTTGACGGTGAACATATCGACGAAAATCTGATACCAGTCGTCTTTTACTTCATATAAGTCTTTTCGGACACCGCGCTCCCACACACGTTCAACGAGTTTAGCTTCTGAAAGTGAACGGATCGATGTACTCATGCTCGTTTTACTCATTCCGAGTTCTGCGGACATGTCATCTAAAGTAAGCGGACGGTTTTCAAAAAACATCATACCGAATTGTCTTCCTGCAGAAGGCGGAAGTCCATAAAGATGGATGTTTTGTGCAATCGATTCGGTAATTCGCTTACGAGACTTCTCTAGTTTTTCGTACGCATCCATCATGGATGAGCCTCCTTGTGATGAAGAAATTTCATCAGTCTTTGAACACTTCAGTATAGCTTAGAACATCGGAAAAAGAAAATCAATCATTATGTACAGAAAAAACTGTACGTACGATATATAAAGTAAATCATTTGTATTACAAACAGATTACAGCTATACTATGAAACATCGTAATTAGTGAATCGGGGGGTTCGTATGGAAGAGGCAATTAGAAATAAGAAAATTGAAGTGAGAAACGCGTCGAAAATCTTCGGGAAATCGAGCAAGCGCGCGGCTCAACTTCTTAAAGAAGGCAAAACGAAGAAAGAGATATTGAAAGAAACAGGTGCGACCGTTGGTGTTAATAACGCAGCATTCGATGTACTCGATGGTGAAATATTTGTCATCATGGGCTTGTCGGGAAGCGGAAAGTCTACACTCGTGCGCCTGCTGAACCGGTTGATAGATCCAACATCTGGCCAGATTTTATTGGACGGAGAAGATATTGTGAAGATGAATAAAGAGCAGCTTCGCAATGTTCGCCGGAAGAAAATCGGAATGGTGTTCCAGAACTTCGCGTTGTTCCCGCATCGGACGATTCTGGAAAATACGGAGTATGGACTTGAGATTCAAGGAACTGCAAAAGAAGAACGCAAGAATCAAGCGATTGAATCGCTGCGTCTGGTCGGACTGGCGGGCTATGAATCTCAATATCCGGGCCAGCTGAGCGGCGGCATGCAGCAGCGGGTCGGGCTGGCTCGAGCGCTTGCAAACAATCCTGACATTTTACTGATGGATGAGGCGTTCAGTGCACTCGATCCATTGATTCGTAAAGATATGCAGGATGAATTGCTTCAGCTGCATGAAGATATGGGCAAGACCATCATCTTCATCACCCATGACTTGGATGAAGCGCTCCGGATTGGCGATCGAATCGCACTCATGAAAGATGGGGAAATCGTACAAATCGGTACTCCCGAAGAGATTCTGATGAATCCATCTAATGACTATGTCGAGCGTTTCGTCGAAGACGTGGACCTGTCAAAAGTACTGACAGCGAACCACATTATGAAGCATGCGGATACGGTTCAGATTGACAGAGGACCGCGTGTTGCGCTTCGTCTAATGGAAAGTCTGCGAATTTCATCGATTTATGTAGTAGATAAAGGCGGTCGGCTAATGGGTGCGCTGACTGCTCAAGATGCAGTGACTGCAGCAGAAAAGAATTTGAAAATCGAGGACGTTTTGATCAAAGATGTCATTACAACATCGGGCGAAAGTGTTCTGACGGAGCTCTTTGATATCGTTTCGACGGCAACGATTCCTGTTGCAGTGGTCGACGAAAAGAACCGTTTGAAAGGGATTATCATCCGCGGTGCCATGATTGGTGCGCTTGCTGGTGACAATCAGTTCATCAACGAGAATGGTGAAATTACAGAGGACGAACAGCTTGAAGCGGAGGTGACGGCACATGAATGAGTTATTACCGCGCTTACCGTTCGCAGATTGGATTGATACCGGTGTTGACTGGCTGGTGGATGTAGCTGGACCGTTGTTCGATGGAATTGCGACAGGACTTGA
Proteins encoded in this region:
- a CDS encoding GbsR/MarR family transcriptional regulator — its product is MMDAYEKLEKSRKRITESIAQNIHLYGLPPSAGRQFGMMFFENRPLTLDDMSAELGMSKTSMSTSIRSLSEAKLVERVWERGVRKDLYEVKDDWYQIFVDMFTVKWRRAVSLHTAAIRKSLAELKELKKADDITDELLSVIESDIEKLLYIREYYDWLDRLIDAFEDQKIFDLVPRLEED
- a CDS encoding quaternary amine ABC transporter ATP-binding protein, producing MEEAIRNKKIEVRNASKIFGKSSKRAAQLLKEGKTKKEILKETGATVGVNNAAFDVLDGEIFVIMGLSGSGKSTLVRLLNRLIDPTSGQILLDGEDIVKMNKEQLRNVRRKKIGMVFQNFALFPHRTILENTEYGLEIQGTAKEERKNQAIESLRLVGLAGYESQYPGQLSGGMQQRVGLARALANNPDILLMDEAFSALDPLIRKDMQDELLQLHEDMGKTIIFITHDLDEALRIGDRIALMKDGEIVQIGTPEEILMNPSNDYVERFVEDVDLSKVLTANHIMKHADTVQIDRGPRVALRLMESLRISSIYVVDKGGRLMGALTAQDAVTAAEKNLKIEDVLIKDVITTSGESVLTELFDIVSTATIPVAVVDEKNRLKGIIIRGAMIGALAGDNQFINENGEITEDEQLEAEVTAHE